The following coding sequences lie in one Paraburkholderia largidicola genomic window:
- the acnD gene encoding Fe/S-dependent 2-methylisocitrate dehydratase AcnD yields MNTAHRKPLPGTSLDYFDTRAAIDAIQPGAYDKLPYTSRVHAENLVRRCDPATLTDSLRQLIERKRELDFPWFPARVVCHDILGQTALVDLAGLRDAIADQGGDPAKVNPVVPVQLIVDHSLAVECGGFDPDAFAKNRAIEDRRNEDRFDFINWTKKAFKNVDVIPPGNGIMHQINLERMSPVIHAADGVAYPDTLVGTDSHTPHVDALGVIAVGVGGLEAENVMLGRASWMRLPDIVGVELSGKRQPGITATDIVLALTEFLRKEKVVGAYLEFRGEGASSLTLGDRATISNMAPEYGATAAMFFIDEQTIEYLRLTGRDDAQVKLVETYAKEAGLWADSLKHAEYERVLSFDLSTVVRNMAGPSNPHKRLPTSDLAERGIAGKWEEVPGQMPDGAVIIAAITSCTNTSNPRNVIAAALLARNANARGLTRKPWVKSSLAPGSKAVELYLQEANLLPDLEKLGFGIVAFACTTCNGMSGALDPTIQQEIIDRDLYATAVLSGNRNFDGRIHPYAKQAFLASPPLVVAYAIAGTIRFDIERDVLGKDKDGKPVYLKDIWPSDEEIDEIVRQSVKPEQFRKVYEPMFAVTAASGEPISPLYDWRAQSTYIRRPPYWEGALAGARTLQGMRPLAVLGDNITTDHLSPSNAILANSAAGEYLTKMGLPEEDFNSYATHRGDHLTAQRATFANPTLINEMAVVDGQQKKGSLARIEPEGKVTRMWEAIETYMDRKQPLIIIAGADYGQGSSRDWAAKGVRLAGVESIVAEGFERIHRTNLIGMGVLPLEFKPGVNRLALGIDGTETYDVIGERKPRADLTLVIHRKNGERVEVAVTCRLDTAEEVSIYEAGGVLQRFAQDFLESSKAAA; encoded by the coding sequence GCGAACTGGATTTCCCGTGGTTTCCGGCGCGTGTCGTGTGTCACGACATTCTCGGCCAGACGGCACTCGTCGATCTCGCAGGTCTGCGCGACGCGATCGCCGATCAGGGGGGCGACCCGGCCAAGGTGAACCCCGTCGTGCCCGTTCAGTTGATCGTCGATCACTCGCTCGCGGTCGAATGCGGCGGCTTTGACCCGGATGCGTTTGCGAAGAACCGCGCAATCGAAGACCGGCGCAACGAAGACCGCTTCGACTTCATCAACTGGACCAAGAAGGCATTCAAGAACGTCGACGTGATTCCGCCGGGCAACGGCATCATGCACCAGATCAATCTGGAGCGGATGTCGCCCGTCATTCACGCTGCCGATGGCGTCGCGTATCCCGACACACTCGTCGGCACGGACAGTCATACGCCGCACGTCGATGCGCTTGGTGTGATCGCCGTGGGCGTCGGTGGCCTGGAGGCGGAGAACGTGATGCTGGGCCGCGCTTCGTGGATGCGCTTGCCGGATATCGTCGGCGTCGAATTGTCGGGCAAACGTCAGCCGGGCATTACCGCAACCGACATCGTGCTCGCGCTGACGGAATTCCTGCGTAAAGAGAAAGTGGTCGGCGCGTATCTGGAGTTCCGCGGCGAAGGCGCGTCGAGCCTCACGCTCGGCGACCGCGCGACGATCTCCAACATGGCGCCCGAATACGGCGCGACAGCCGCGATGTTCTTCATCGACGAGCAGACCATCGAGTATCTGCGCCTCACGGGCCGCGACGACGCGCAAGTGAAGCTCGTCGAGACGTATGCAAAAGAAGCTGGCCTGTGGGCCGATTCGCTCAAGCACGCCGAATATGAGCGCGTGCTCAGCTTCGATCTGTCGACGGTCGTGCGCAATATGGCGGGTCCGTCGAATCCGCACAAGCGCCTGCCGACCTCCGATCTCGCGGAACGCGGCATTGCGGGCAAATGGGAAGAAGTGCCGGGGCAAATGCCCGACGGCGCGGTCATCATCGCGGCCATCACGAGTTGCACGAACACCAGCAACCCGCGCAACGTGATCGCAGCGGCTTTGCTCGCGCGCAATGCGAACGCGCGCGGCTTGACGCGCAAGCCGTGGGTGAAGTCGTCGCTTGCACCGGGATCGAAGGCCGTCGAACTGTATTTGCAGGAAGCGAACCTGCTGCCCGATCTGGAGAAGCTCGGCTTCGGCATCGTCGCGTTTGCGTGCACGACGTGCAACGGCATGTCGGGCGCGCTCGATCCGACGATCCAGCAGGAGATCATCGATCGCGATCTGTATGCGACGGCCGTGCTGTCGGGCAACCGCAATTTCGACGGCCGCATTCATCCGTATGCGAAGCAGGCGTTTCTCGCGTCGCCGCCGCTCGTCGTCGCGTATGCGATTGCGGGGACGATCCGCTTCGATATCGAGCGCGATGTACTCGGTAAGGACAAGGACGGCAAGCCGGTGTATCTGAAGGACATCTGGCCGAGCGACGAAGAAATCGACGAAATCGTCAGGCAGAGCGTGAAGCCCGAGCAGTTCCGCAAGGTCTACGAGCCGATGTTCGCCGTGACGGCGGCGAGCGGCGAGCCGATCAGCCCGCTGTACGACTGGCGCGCGCAAAGCACCTATATTCGCCGTCCGCCGTACTGGGAAGGTGCGCTGGCCGGCGCGCGTACGTTGCAAGGTATGCGTCCCCTCGCCGTGCTCGGCGACAACATCACGACGGATCACCTGTCGCCGTCGAACGCGATTCTCGCGAACAGCGCGGCGGGCGAATACCTCACGAAAATGGGTCTGCCCGAAGAGGACTTCAATTCGTACGCGACGCATCGCGGCGATCACCTGACCGCGCAGCGCGCGACGTTCGCCAATCCGACGTTGATCAACGAAATGGCCGTGGTCGACGGTCAGCAGAAGAAGGGATCGCTGGCGCGCATCGAGCCGGAAGGCAAGGTCACGCGTATGTGGGAAGCCATCGAAACGTACATGGACCGCAAGCAGCCGCTCATCATCATTGCGGGCGCGGACTACGGCCAGGGTTCGTCACGCGACTGGGCGGCTAAGGGTGTGCGGCTCGCGGGTGTCGAATCGATCGTGGCCGAAGGCTTCGAGCGCATTCACCGCACGAACCTGATCGGTATGGGCGTGCTGCCGCTCGAGTTCAAACCGGGCGTGAACCGGCTGGCACTGGGTATCGACGGGACCGAGACGTATGACGTGATCGGCGAGCGCAAGCCGCGCGCGGACCTGACGCTCGTGATTCATCGCAAGAACGGCGAACGCGTCGAAGTGGCCGTCACGTGCCGACTCGATACGGCGGAAGAAGTGTCGATTTACGAAGCGGGCGGCGTGCTGCAGCGCTTTGCGCAAGACTTCCTGGAGTCGTCGAAGGCAGCGGCCTGA
- the prpF gene encoding 2-methylaconitate cis-trans isomerase PrpF, translating into MAHAPQIKIPATYMRGGTSKGVFFRLKDLPEAAQVPGAARDALLLRVIGSPDPYGKQIDGMGGATSSTSKTVIVAKSSRPDHDVDYLFGQVSIDKPFVDWSGNCGNLSAAVGPFAITGGLVDPDRVPDNGVAVVRIWQANIGKTIIAHVPMTQGSVQETGDFELDGVTFPAAEVRLEFMDPAAEEEGAGGAMFPTGNVVDDLEVPGVGTLKATMINAGIPTIFVNADAIGYTGTELQDAINSDDAALKKFETIRAHGALRMGLIKSLDEIATRQHTPKVAFVARPSGYTASSGKAVAAGDVDLLVRAMSMGKLHHAMMGTAAVAIGTAAAIPGTLVNLAAGGGEREAVRFGHPSGTLRVGAVATLEDGEWAVKKAVMSRSARVLMEGWVRVPG; encoded by the coding sequence ATGGCACACGCACCTCAGATCAAGATTCCCGCGACGTATATGCGCGGCGGCACCAGCAAAGGCGTGTTCTTTCGCCTGAAGGATTTGCCCGAAGCGGCGCAGGTCCCGGGCGCCGCGCGCGATGCGTTGCTGCTGCGCGTGATCGGCAGCCCTGACCCGTATGGCAAGCAGATCGACGGCATGGGCGGCGCGACGTCGAGTACGAGCAAGACGGTAATCGTCGCGAAGAGCAGCAGGCCGGATCACGATGTGGATTATCTGTTCGGCCAGGTGTCGATCGACAAGCCGTTTGTCGACTGGAGCGGGAATTGCGGGAATCTGTCGGCGGCGGTGGGACCGTTCGCGATTACTGGCGGACTTGTCGATCCTGACCGGGTGCCGGATAACGGCGTTGCTGTCGTGCGAATCTGGCAGGCGAATATCGGCAAGACGATCATTGCGCATGTGCCGATGACTCAGGGCTCCGTGCAGGAGACGGGGGACTTCGAGCTGGATGGCGTGACTTTTCCTGCTGCCGAAGTGCGGCTCGAGTTTATGGACCCTGCGGCAGAAGAAGAAGGCGCGGGCGGGGCGATGTTCCCGACGGGGAACGTCGTCGATGATCTGGAAGTGCCCGGCGTCGGCACGCTCAAGGCGACGATGATCAATGCCGGTATTCCGACGATTTTCGTCAATGCCGACGCGATTGGTTATACGGGAACCGAGTTGCAGGACGCGATCAATAGCGATGATGCGGCGCTGAAGAAGTTCGAGACGATTCGCGCGCATGGGGCGCTGCGGATGGGCTTGATCAAGAGTCTCGACGAGATCGCGACGCGGCAGCATACGCCTAAGGTGGCGTTCGTGGCTCGGCCTTCCGGATATACCGCTTCGAGCGGCAAGGCCGTTGCTGCGGGAGATGTCGATCTGCTCGTGCGGGCGATGTCGATGGGGAAGCTCCATCACGCGATGATGGGGACGGCGGCTGTTGCTATTGGGACTGCGGCGGCTATTCCTGGCACACTGGTTAATCTTGCCGCTGGCGGTGGGGAAAGGGAAGCTGTGCGCTTCGGGCATCCATCGGGGACTTTGCGGGTTGGTGCGGTGGCGACACTCGAGGACGGCGAGTGGGCCGTGAAGAAGGCCGTCATGAGCCGGAGTGCGCGGGTTTTGATGGAGGGATGGGTGAGAGTGCCTGGTTGA
- a CDS encoding IS481 family transposase, whose translation MPWDVKDTMNRREDFVCEAATQAVPFSELCRKFKITRQTGYKWLARHKSEGSKGLADRSRRPLHSPTRSPEHIEALVLDLRRQHGWGGRKIARRLRDLGQIEVPAPATITEILRRHGLIDEQASRQRQHWQRFEHEHPNSLWQMDFKGDFPTLESGRCAPLTVIDDHSRYNIVLSACARTTTGIVQAELERAFRCYGLPSRINTDNGAPWGSPSAPGQLTELAVWLIRLGIQVSYSRPYHPQTNGKDERFHRSLKAEVLERHTFTTHAHVQQVLDRWRQVYNTERPHEALGMAVPVTRYACSLRRMPERLPEPEYGCGDEVLQVNASGVVRVRGEKVKLSIALKGLQVAARPSEEDDGVIEIWFAHQRVAKLDLKTVKP comes from the coding sequence ATGCCCTGGGATGTAAAAGACACCATGAATCGTCGCGAAGATTTCGTCTGCGAGGCTGCCACACAGGCGGTCCCGTTCAGCGAGCTATGCCGTAAATTCAAGATCACCCGCCAGACCGGCTACAAGTGGCTCGCCCGCCACAAGTCTGAGGGTAGCAAGGGGCTGGCCGACCGCTCCCGGCGCCCGCTTCACAGCCCCACACGCTCACCGGAGCACATCGAGGCACTGGTGCTGGACCTGCGCCGCCAGCATGGCTGGGGCGGACGCAAGATCGCACGGCGCCTGCGCGATCTGGGCCAGATTGAGGTTCCCGCGCCCGCCACCATCACCGAGATCCTGCGACGCCACGGGCTCATTGATGAACAGGCGTCCCGCCAGCGCCAGCACTGGCAACGCTTCGAGCACGAGCATCCGAACTCGTTGTGGCAGATGGACTTCAAGGGCGACTTCCCGACCCTGGAGAGCGGGCGCTGCGCGCCGCTGACGGTCATCGATGACCACTCGCGCTACAACATCGTGCTGAGCGCCTGCGCGCGCACCACCACCGGGATCGTGCAGGCAGAGCTTGAGCGGGCGTTTCGCTGCTACGGGCTGCCATCGCGCATCAACACCGACAACGGCGCGCCGTGGGGCTCGCCCAGTGCGCCGGGGCAGCTCACCGAGCTCGCGGTCTGGCTGATCCGGCTGGGCATCCAGGTGAGCTACAGCCGCCCGTATCACCCGCAGACCAATGGCAAGGATGAACGGTTTCACCGCTCGCTGAAGGCCGAAGTGCTGGAGCGGCACACGTTCACCACGCACGCGCACGTGCAGCAGGTACTGGATCGCTGGCGGCAGGTGTACAACACCGAACGACCGCACGAGGCACTGGGGATGGCGGTGCCGGTCACCCGCTACGCGTGCAGCCTGCGCAGGATGCCGGAGCGGCTGCCCGAGCCCGAATACGGTTGCGGCGATGAAGTGCTACAGGTCAATGCAAGCGGCGTGGTGCGCGTGCGAGGCGAGAAAGTGAAGCTCTCGATTGCGCTCAAGGGGCTGCAGGTGGCAGCCCGCCCGAGCGAAGAAGACGACGGGGTGATCGAGATCTGGTTTGCCCATCAGCGAGTCGCAAAACTTGACCTGAAGACAGTAAAACCCTGA
- a CDS encoding MFS transporter: MDDKLTATHASATGATRMNFRWHVLIWLLLGGIINYMDRASLSIAAPGMIQDLGLTRTQIGLLGTVFAWTYAVMQLPAGWIIDRFGAKKAYAIGMIWWSVATWLTGVVGSISGLIVMRALLAVGEAPCWPTSAKITAAWFPGKERGFATGIWDSSSKWGPALAPALLVALMIAFGWRSLFHVTGAVGIAFAILFLFLYQNPVQSKRLSREEFAYIEAGGGGHERSLTTSSIKWRSLFGHRSVWGMILGYFCAIWLWNLFLVFLPLYLLDRFHISLAQLGVYASIPWFGGALGEIVAGWFATRLVDRGVASSLGAKRIIIVCCSLGAAVCAIALPFTQSITMTIVLMTVGLAFIAATIGNAWALAADIAPSSMVASVSAIQNFGGYFGGAFSPVVAGFIVDRTGSYSLAFVSGGAIAGCAALFYWFMARERVEAASSAGG; the protein is encoded by the coding sequence ATGGATGACAAGCTCACGGCCACGCACGCGTCGGCCACAGGCGCAACGCGCATGAATTTTCGCTGGCACGTGCTGATCTGGCTGCTGCTAGGCGGGATCATCAACTACATGGACCGCGCGAGCCTGTCGATCGCGGCGCCCGGCATGATTCAGGATCTCGGCCTCACGCGCACGCAGATCGGCCTGCTCGGCACGGTGTTCGCCTGGACGTATGCGGTGATGCAATTGCCTGCGGGCTGGATCATCGACCGTTTCGGCGCAAAGAAAGCGTATGCGATCGGTATGATCTGGTGGAGTGTTGCGACGTGGCTGACGGGCGTGGTCGGCTCGATCTCCGGACTGATCGTGATGCGCGCGTTGCTCGCCGTCGGCGAAGCGCCTTGCTGGCCGACATCGGCGAAGATCACGGCGGCGTGGTTTCCGGGCAAGGAACGCGGTTTCGCGACGGGCATCTGGGACTCGTCGTCGAAGTGGGGGCCGGCGCTCGCGCCTGCCTTGCTGGTTGCGCTGATGATCGCGTTCGGCTGGCGCTCGCTGTTTCATGTGACGGGCGCGGTGGGCATCGCGTTCGCCATTCTGTTTTTGTTCCTTTATCAAAACCCGGTACAGAGCAAGCGTTTGTCGCGTGAAGAGTTCGCGTATATCGAAGCGGGCGGCGGCGGGCATGAGCGATCGCTGACGACGTCGTCGATCAAATGGCGCTCGCTGTTCGGGCATCGCAGTGTGTGGGGGATGATTCTCGGGTATTTCTGCGCGATCTGGCTGTGGAATCTGTTTCTCGTGTTCTTACCGCTTTATCTGCTTGATCGTTTTCATATTTCGCTTGCGCAGCTTGGGGTGTATGCGAGTATTCCGTGGTTCGGCGGTGCGCTTGGGGAGATCGTTGCGGGGTGGTTTGCGACCCGGCTGGTCGATCGCGGGGTGGCGTCTTCATTGGGCGCCAAGCGGATCATTATTGTTTGCTGTTCGCTCGGCGCAGCCGTGTGTGCGATTGCATTGCCGTTCACGCAGTCGATTACGATGACCATCGTGCTGATGACGGTTGGGCTTGCGTTTATTGCTGCGACGATTGGGAATGCGTGGGCGCTTGCGGCGGATATCGCGCCTTCGTCGATGGTGGCTTCGGTTAGTGCTATTCAGAATTTTGGAGGGTATTTTGGGGGGGCGTTTTCGCCTGTGGTGGCGGGGTTTATTGTGGACCGTACGGGCTCGTATTCACTGGCGTTCGTGAGCGGCGGCGCGATTGCTGGATGCGCTGCACTGTTTTATTGGTTTATGGCGAGGGAAAGGGTGGAGGCTGCCTCAAGCGCCGGCGGCTGA
- a CDS encoding dihydrodipicolinate synthase family protein produces the protein MNSQRTPRYRGIFPVVPTTFTETGALDLESQKRVVDFMIDAGSDGLCILANFSEQFALSDDERETLTRVMLEHVAGRVPVIVTTSHYSSAVCVERSRRAQEQGAQMVMVMPPYHGATFRVPEAQIYEFYARLSDGIDIPIMIQDAPASGTVLSAAFLARMARELEQVSYFKIETPGAAAKLRELIRLGGEAVEGPWDGEEAITLFADLNAGATGSMTGGGYPDGIRPILEAFREGKRDEAFAHYQRWLPLINHENRQTGLLAAKALMKEGGVIACEAPRHPLPPMHPDTRAELIDIARRLDPLVLRWGK, from the coding sequence ATGAACTCACAACGCACTCCACGTTATCGCGGCATCTTCCCCGTGGTGCCGACCACGTTTACTGAAACGGGCGCGCTCGATCTGGAAAGCCAGAAGCGCGTCGTCGATTTCATGATCGACGCAGGCTCGGACGGCCTGTGCATTCTCGCGAACTTTTCCGAGCAGTTCGCACTCTCCGACGACGAGCGCGAAACGCTCACGCGCGTCATGCTCGAACACGTCGCCGGCCGCGTGCCCGTGATCGTGACGACGAGTCACTACAGCAGCGCCGTGTGCGTCGAGCGCAGCCGCCGCGCGCAGGAGCAGGGCGCACAGATGGTGATGGTGATGCCGCCGTATCACGGCGCGACATTCCGTGTGCCCGAGGCGCAGATTTACGAGTTCTACGCGCGGCTGTCGGATGGCATCGATATCCCCATCATGATTCAGGATGCGCCCGCCAGCGGCACGGTGTTGTCGGCAGCATTCCTTGCACGGATGGCGCGCGAACTCGAACAGGTGTCGTACTTCAAGATCGAAACGCCGGGCGCGGCCGCGAAGCTGCGCGAGCTGATCCGACTCGGCGGCGAGGCAGTGGAAGGTCCGTGGGACGGCGAAGAAGCGATCACGCTGTTCGCGGACCTCAACGCGGGCGCGACGGGCTCGATGACGGGCGGCGGTTATCCCGATGGTATTCGCCCGATTCTCGAAGCGTTCCGCGAAGGCAAGCGCGATGAAGCGTTTGCGCACTATCAGCGCTGGCTGCCGCTGATCAACCACGAGAACCGTCAGACGGGTCTGCTCGCCGCGAAGGCGCTGATGAAAGAGGGCGGCGTGATCGCATGCGAGGCTCCGCGTCATCCGCTGCCGCCGATGCATCCCGACACGCGTGCCGAACTGATCGACATCGCGCGCAGGCTCGATCCGCTGGTACTGCGTTGGGGCAAGTGA
- a CDS encoding MFS transporter, whose protein sequence is MTTPYASAQQAAPAVDAGTAAALADEQRIMSLLVRRLIPFLALIYVVAYIDRSVVGFAKLHMNAAVGISDASYGLGAGLFFIGYFLCEVPSNLALERFGARVWFARILFTWGVITMLMSLVSGPTSFYVLRFLLGAAEAGLYPGILYFLTKWFPMRHRARIIGLLVLAQPLAGILTGPVAGFVLSTHGVFGLSNWQTLFVLSGLPAVLLCVPTLRVLPESPANAKWLAASDRAWIERELAADSASYGLQSHGNPLAALKDKRVLLLALLFLPFPLSIYGLSLWLPTIIKAFGVTDAVTGLLSAVPYLFAVVGLCVVPRHSDRKRERYWHIVVVSAFAALTMALSAWTHTPALQFLFICLTAFSLYSIQAVVWALPGQFLSGARAAVGIATINSLANLGGYVGPYGIGLIKDATGSLASGLYFLSATLLFAVVITFVVRASLPEPKAHAR, encoded by the coding sequence ATGACCACACCCTACGCCAGTGCGCAGCAGGCCGCGCCCGCCGTCGATGCGGGCACGGCCGCGGCACTCGCCGACGAACAGCGGATCATGAGTCTGCTGGTTCGCCGGCTGATTCCATTTCTCGCGCTGATCTACGTCGTCGCCTATATCGACCGCTCCGTGGTCGGCTTCGCCAAGCTGCACATGAACGCGGCCGTCGGCATCAGTGACGCATCCTACGGCCTCGGCGCGGGGCTGTTCTTCATCGGCTACTTTCTGTGCGAAGTGCCGAGCAACCTCGCGCTCGAACGCTTCGGGGCGCGCGTATGGTTCGCGCGCATTCTGTTCACGTGGGGCGTCATCACGATGCTGATGTCGCTCGTCAGCGGACCGACGAGCTTCTACGTGCTGCGCTTTCTGCTCGGCGCGGCGGAAGCGGGCCTGTATCCGGGCATTCTGTACTTCCTCACGAAGTGGTTTCCGATGCGGCATCGCGCGCGCATCATCGGCTTGCTGGTGCTCGCGCAACCGCTTGCCGGGATTCTGACGGGACCCGTCGCGGGCTTCGTGCTGTCGACGCATGGCGTGTTCGGCCTGTCGAACTGGCAGACGCTGTTCGTGCTGAGCGGTCTGCCCGCCGTGCTGCTGTGCGTGCCGACGTTGCGCGTGCTGCCCGAGTCCCCCGCGAACGCGAAGTGGCTCGCGGCGTCGGACCGCGCGTGGATCGAACGCGAACTCGCCGCCGATAGCGCGTCGTATGGCCTGCAGTCGCACGGCAATCCGCTTGCGGCGCTGAAGGACAAACGCGTGTTGTTGCTCGCGCTGCTGTTTCTGCCGTTTCCGTTGAGCATCTACGGCTTGTCGTTGTGGCTGCCGACGATCATCAAGGCGTTCGGCGTCACCGATGCCGTGACGGGTCTGCTCTCCGCCGTACCGTATCTGTTCGCGGTGGTGGGACTGTGTGTGGTGCCGCGTCATTCGGATCGCAAGCGCGAACGGTATTGGCATATCGTCGTCGTGTCCGCCTTCGCGGCGCTGACGATGGCATTGAGCGCATGGACGCATACACCCGCGCTGCAATTTCTGTTCATCTGCCTGACGGCGTTCTCGCTGTATTCGATCCAGGCCGTCGTGTGGGCGCTGCCGGGCCAGTTCCTGTCGGGCGCGCGCGCAGCCGTCGGCATCGCGACGATCAACTCGCTCGCGAACCTGGGCGGCTACGTCGGGCCATATGGCATCGGCCTGATCAAGGATGCAACGGGCAGCCTCGCGTCCGGCCTTTACTTCCTGTCCGCGACGCTGCTGTTCGCCGTCGTGATCACGTTCGTCGTGCGGGCGTCGTTGCCCGAACCGAAGGCGCATGCGCGCTGA
- a CDS encoding aldehyde dehydrogenase (NADP(+)): MNLTGELLIGASARRGQGAEFHAIDAATEQSLQVPTYYSAQSGDVDEACTLAENAFDAYRTLPAERRARFLDDIAARIEALGDALIERAMSESGLPKARLEGERARTANQLRMFATLVRSGDALDARIEPALPERQPPRTDLRFQRIGVGPVAVFGASNFPLAFSVAGGDTAAALAAGCPVVVKAHPAHPGTSELVGRAIQDAVRHAELPEGVFSMLFDAGHEVGAALVAHPSIKAVGFTGSRAGGRALMAIANARAEPIPVYAEMSSVNPNLLMPAALAARAETLARDFVASVTLGCGQFCTNPGLMLGIAGEGFERFAATAAQSIDGVQAGVMLTGGILRAYDAGVERFAANPAVTTLARGKAPEAGSRRAQAALFRVNAKSLLSDHTLADEVFGPCSVLVECADADELRTVLNRIEGQLTITLHLDDADQPAVQALLPILERKAGRILANGFPTGVEVCDAMVHGGPFPATSDGRSTSVGTAAIERYMRPVCYQNLPAALLPEALRDANPLGVHRRVAGRYERTPG; encoded by the coding sequence ATGAACCTGACAGGTGAACTGCTGATTGGCGCGAGCGCGCGGCGTGGACAAGGCGCTGAGTTTCATGCCATTGACGCTGCAACGGAACAATCGCTGCAAGTGCCGACGTACTACAGCGCGCAATCAGGCGACGTCGACGAAGCCTGCACACTGGCCGAGAACGCATTCGACGCCTACCGCACGCTACCCGCGGAGCGTCGCGCACGCTTTCTCGACGATATCGCTGCACGTATCGAAGCACTCGGCGACGCGCTGATCGAACGCGCGATGAGCGAATCGGGCTTGCCGAAAGCGCGTCTCGAAGGTGAGCGCGCGCGCACGGCGAACCAGTTGCGCATGTTCGCAACGCTCGTGCGCAGCGGCGATGCACTCGATGCACGTATCGAACCGGCGCTGCCTGAACGCCAGCCGCCGCGCACCGATCTGCGTTTTCAGCGCATCGGCGTGGGTCCCGTCGCTGTGTTTGGCGCGAGCAATTTTCCGCTCGCGTTTTCGGTCGCGGGTGGCGATACAGCGGCGGCGCTTGCGGCCGGTTGTCCGGTTGTCGTGAAGGCGCATCCGGCACATCCAGGCACGTCGGAACTCGTGGGCCGTGCGATTCAGGACGCCGTACGTCACGCGGAGTTGCCCGAAGGCGTGTTCTCGATGCTGTTCGACGCGGGCCATGAAGTGGGCGCAGCGCTCGTCGCGCATCCGTCGATCAAGGCTGTCGGCTTCACCGGTTCGCGTGCAGGCGGACGCGCGCTGATGGCGATTGCGAACGCGCGCGCGGAGCCGATTCCCGTCTACGCGGAAATGAGCAGCGTGAATCCGAATCTGCTGATGCCCGCTGCGCTGGCCGCGCGCGCCGAAACGCTGGCGCGCGATTTCGTTGCATCGGTGACGCTGGGTTGCGGGCAGTTCTGTACGAATCCGGGCTTGATGCTCGGTATCGCGGGCGAAGGCTTCGAGCGTTTTGCTGCGACCGCCGCGCAGAGCATCGACGGCGTGCAAGCGGGCGTGATGCTGACGGGCGGCATTCTGCGCGCTTACGACGCAGGCGTCGAACGGTTCGCGGCGAATCCCGCGGTGACGACGCTCGCGCGCGGCAAGGCGCCCGAAGCGGGCAGCCGGCGCGCGCAAGCGGCATTGTTTCGCGTGAATGCAAAGAGTCTGCTTTCGGATCACACGCTTGCCGACGAAGTATTCGGCCCGTGCAGCGTGCTGGTCGAATGCGCAGACGCTGATGAGTTGCGCACGGTGTTGAACCGTATCGAAGGCCAGTTGACGATCACGCTGCATCTCGATGACGCCGATCAACCCGCCGTGCAAGCACTGCTGCCGATTCTCGAACGCAAGGCCGGCCGTATTCTCGCGAACGGTTTTCCGACGGGCGTCGAAGTCTGCGACGCGATGGTGCATGGCGGGCCATTCCCCGCGACATCGGATGGACGCAGCACGTCTGTCGGCACGGCGGCGATCGAACGTTACATGCGGCCTGTCTGCTATCAGAACCTGCCTGCCGCGTTGTTGCCCGAAGCGTTGCGCGATGCGAATCCGCTTGGCGTGCATCGGCGTGTTGCGGGACGGTACGAGCGGACGCCGGGTTGA